Proteins encoded by one window of Coleofasciculus chthonoplastes PCC 7420:
- a CDS encoding iron uptake porin, with product MNQAKVFRIALLNVPTILGIIIGLSTAAIAGEPTRRDNTQQPSSIAQTPLNLEIPVPDAALETEELNPSATPETPEPSLDLDAMENQGMGQITNVSQLRDVSPGDWAYEALRSLVERYGCIAGYPDGTFRGNRAMTRYEFAAGLNACLQQIERLIGNVPDNIEELPTLRRLVEEFEAELATLGARVDNLEGRVAFLEDHQFSTTTKLSGEVIFGLVDAFGDEVGDDVNTVVHDRVRLNFLTSFTGKDMLQTRLQAGNAALLLARDGVTFDDGSQFTQEGRFTYDGDNGNDVIIDILRYRFPLGDKATVQIVANNGLHHYYVDTVNPFLEGLAGGSNAISRFAERNPIYRIGPFGAGAAIALKPSDNIRVDLGYISNTASNPGEDNGLFNGNYSGIAQIVYGSRFKIGLTYVHAYDDGSFNDGDGARRFLLGGTGTAFANLNPGQLANVTNLSADTLSTPVVSNSYGIEASLRFSPSFLVNGWVGKTDARLIGLGDADIWNFALGLVFPDLGKEGSFAAVVAGAEPTLRGLDVPGGTNDFNRDFAYHIEGFYKYQVSDNLSITPGIIWLTAPNQNSDNSDAVIGTVRTTFTF from the coding sequence GTGAATCAAGCTAAAGTTTTTAGGATTGCCTTACTTAATGTTCCGACAATTTTAGGGATAATAATTGGGCTGTCTACCGCCGCGATCGCAGGTGAACCTACCCGAAGGGATAATACCCAACAGCCGAGTTCAATTGCCCAAACGCCCTTGAATCTAGAGATTCCGGTTCCAGATGCAGCGCTGGAGACGGAGGAATTAAACCCATCAGCGACACCGGAAACCCCTGAACCCTCCCTAGATTTGGACGCCATGGAAAATCAGGGAATGGGACAAATAACCAACGTTTCCCAACTGCGAGATGTTTCTCCCGGAGACTGGGCGTATGAAGCCTTGCGATCGCTAGTTGAACGGTATGGCTGTATTGCGGGATATCCGGATGGCACATTTCGCGGTAATCGGGCGATGACGCGCTATGAATTTGCGGCTGGATTAAATGCCTGTTTACAGCAAATTGAGCGTTTAATTGGCAACGTTCCCGATAACATTGAAGAATTGCCCACCCTACGACGTTTAGTCGAAGAATTTGAAGCAGAACTTGCCACCTTAGGAGCGCGGGTTGATAATTTAGAAGGTCGAGTGGCGTTTTTAGAAGACCATCAATTTTCCACAACCACAAAGCTATCAGGGGAAGTTATCTTTGGTTTGGTGGATGCGTTTGGGGATGAAGTTGGCGACGATGTAAATACCGTTGTTCACGATCGCGTGCGCCTCAACTTTTTGACTAGCTTCACCGGGAAGGATATGCTGCAAACTCGTCTCCAGGCGGGTAATGCTGCCCTACTCCTAGCAAGAGATGGTGTAACCTTCGACGATGGATCACAGTTTACTCAAGAAGGGCGCTTTACCTACGATGGTGATAACGGCAATGATGTGATTATCGACATCCTGCGCTATCGCTTTCCCCTGGGAGACAAAGCCACAGTACAAATTGTGGCAAATAATGGCTTACACCACTACTACGTGGATACCGTTAACCCTTTCTTAGAAGGCTTAGCTGGGGGTTCTAATGCCATTTCCCGCTTCGCTGAACGGAATCCCATCTACCGAATTGGACCCTTTGGCGCAGGGGCTGCGATCGCGCTGAAACCCAGTGATAATATTAGAGTAGATTTGGGCTACATTTCCAATACCGCCAGTAATCCTGGAGAGGATAATGGCTTGTTCAACGGGAATTATTCCGGAATTGCCCAAATCGTTTATGGCAGTCGGTTTAAAATTGGATTAACCTACGTCCATGCTTATGACGATGGCAGTTTTAATGATGGAGATGGTGCCAGACGCTTTCTGTTAGGTGGAACAGGTACAGCCTTTGCTAATCTCAATCCCGGACAATTGGCAAATGTAACCAATTTATCAGCCGATACACTCAGCACTCCAGTTGTTAGCAACTCTTACGGAATAGAAGCCTCCCTCAGATTTAGTCCTAGCTTTTTGGTTAATGGCTGGGTTGGTAAAACTGATGCCCGTTTAATTGGATTAGGCGATGCTGATATTTGGAATTTCGCGTTAGGTTTAGTTTTCCCCGATTTAGGGAAAGAGGGAAGCTTTGCCGCCGTTGTTGCGGGTGCAGAACCGACACTAAGAGGATTAGACGTTCCCGGAGGAACCAACGACTTTAATCGAGATTTTGCGTATCACATCGAAGGGTTCTACAAATATCAAGTGAGCGATAATCTCTCGATTACACCGGGTATCATTTGGTTAACCGCTCCCAACCAAAATTCAGATAACAGCGATGCGGTTATTGGTACGGTGAGAACTACCTTCACGTTTTAA
- a CDS encoding SPFH domain-containing protein: protein MKNIPRRFLKLTGITVTLAIIASGCGAVPGSSVKRIPAGYVGLKVELYGENRGVQNATISTGKVWYNGYTEEIVVFPDHVQYYILTASTEEGSPVDESISFGVGGTTVNADVSLSYFFNTQKIKDFYGKYLKDPEQFKATLVRSETRNCFNQSATGLKPEEIVGNKQAQLLKDVQTCLNNKFGAVGVTFDSVGFVSKPRFDESIEAQITARFQAEQQAVAAKAQLEVAEAESKRKIAEARGEAEASRIKASTVSPLTIRLRELELQEEMIKKWDGILPTYLGGTAPFPSFDPNAGHSLPSASTAKK from the coding sequence ATGAAAAATATACCTCGTCGTTTCCTTAAACTTACTGGAATAACGGTTACTTTAGCAATTATTGCATCGGGTTGTGGTGCGGTTCCTGGAAGCAGTGTTAAGCGGATACCTGCTGGCTATGTCGGACTAAAAGTCGAGCTTTATGGTGAAAATCGTGGGGTGCAAAATGCAACGATTAGTACAGGAAAGGTTTGGTATAATGGCTACACTGAGGAAATCGTCGTTTTTCCAGACCACGTTCAGTATTATATCTTAACGGCTTCAACGGAAGAAGGCTCTCCAGTTGATGAAAGCATCAGTTTTGGTGTCGGTGGTACAACGGTTAATGCGGATGTCTCCCTGTCGTATTTTTTCAACACCCAGAAAATTAAGGACTTTTACGGGAAGTATCTGAAAGATCCGGAACAGTTTAAAGCCACTTTAGTTCGCAGCGAAACCCGTAATTGCTTTAACCAGTCAGCTACTGGCTTGAAACCCGAAGAAATTGTGGGAAACAAGCAGGCACAATTGCTCAAAGATGTCCAAACTTGCTTGAACAATAAATTTGGTGCTGTTGGCGTTACGTTTGATTCCGTCGGGTTTGTCAGTAAGCCTCGATTTGACGAGTCCATTGAAGCCCAAATAACCGCTCGTTTCCAAGCTGAACAGCAAGCCGTAGCTGCTAAAGCACAGCTTGAAGTCGCAGAAGCCGAATCTAAGCGAAAAATTGCTGAAGCGAGGGGAGAAGCTGAAGCCTCGCGGATTAAAGCTTCAACCGTTTCTCCTTTAACGATTCGTTTGCGAGAGTTAGAATTGCAAGAGGAAATGATTAAGAAATGGGATGGAATTCTACCCACATATTTAGGTGGAACGGCACCATTTCCTTCCTTCGATCCGAATGCGGGTCATTCGCTACCGTCAGCGAGTACAGCGAAGAAATAA
- a CDS encoding cysteine dioxygenase family protein, protein MKSSDWLVTENGDCLACNLQESETSTGYYRLYRFLTDVEDILESTKDDRQRLEKIRPLVRRLLTSSYWLQGEYREPNPDTGWSVLMLYDEPEFSLTVQTVVWLPGRVSPIHNHAAWGVVALISGEEKNTFWRRTTDSEFPDRIEKVGEQILVPGDIISFMPNAIHHVEVMGTEPTITFNLYGKTDYQQRFEFDPITHTAKNF, encoded by the coding sequence ATGAAAAGTAGTGATTGGTTAGTAACAGAGAATGGAGACTGTCTAGCCTGTAATCTCCAAGAGAGTGAAACATCTACAGGCTATTATCGACTTTATCGATTTCTCACCGATGTAGAAGATATTCTCGAATCCACCAAAGATGATCGCCAACGCCTAGAAAAAATTCGCCCGTTAGTCCGCCGTTTACTGACGAGTTCCTACTGGTTACAGGGGGAATATCGCGAACCGAATCCCGATACAGGGTGGTCCGTCTTGATGCTGTATGATGAACCAGAGTTCTCCTTAACCGTGCAGACGGTGGTTTGGTTACCCGGACGAGTCTCTCCAATTCACAATCATGCGGCGTGGGGAGTGGTAGCGTTAATTAGTGGTGAAGAAAAAAATACATTTTGGCGACGGACTACGGATTCAGAATTTCCCGATCGCATCGAAAAGGTGGGTGAACAGATTCTGGTTCCTGGCGATATTATCAGCTTTATGCCTAATGCGATTCACCATGTAGAAGTGATGGGAACCGAACCCACGATTACATTTAATCTTTATGGAAAAACGGATTATCAGCAACGATTTGAGTTTGATCCGATTACTCACACCGCTAAAAACTTTTAA
- a CDS encoding mechanosensitive ion channel family protein translates to MRISAWTIAGSIALAGWVISPVQAQIPGLPDVNLPTPNPLKQQSEDTADSGCVRLDGRCLFEIAAPKSELPQRIQEIEQRLQDISQTYFKNESAELEFRKELDQPSSLPEIYVSLLDEQDNRFKEVRLMSVTNQDADLTGVPIETRADEIIEQLEQQLPQAKQERQPAVLTDRVGVAVGTGVAMIVASLLIYRWERRLKRSKQLLEPSGSNAEPISTQLTQNQQRNVKEVLHRLLQLTQGVIWVGGSLLILSLFPYTRPLQILILASFRIPVRVGIVGLGTYVIIRLSYALTDRFSSAIVRNHLLTPESAQRSQLRVSTVSGVTKNIITLSFSAIGLLVALAAIGIDIGPLLAGAGIIGLGLSLASQNLIKDAINGFFILLEDQYAVGDVITVGDVGGFVEMINLRITQLRDAEGRLITVPNSEVRIVANLSSNWSRADLNIPVTYQADVDKALDLVRQVAHEMLMTQMWRERILDEPDILGVDNFGDRGFIIRVWIKTQPLKQWEVAREFRRRLKAAFDEAGILLSVPQQALWFNNTLPTQSLSNGHSNGHGHQDVQAEYAEME, encoded by the coding sequence ATGCGAATTTCAGCTTGGACAATTGCCGGATCAATTGCGTTAGCGGGCTGGGTTATCTCTCCAGTTCAGGCTCAGATACCCGGTTTACCCGATGTCAACCTACCGACTCCGAATCCTCTCAAGCAGCAATCAGAGGATACCGCTGATTCGGGTTGTGTTCGACTTGATGGTCGCTGTTTATTTGAGATTGCCGCACCTAAATCAGAGTTACCCCAACGCATTCAAGAAATTGAACAACGGTTACAGGATATCAGCCAGACTTACTTCAAAAATGAGAGCGCTGAATTAGAGTTTCGCAAAGAATTAGACCAACCAAGCAGTTTACCTGAAATTTACGTCTCTCTGCTAGATGAGCAAGACAATCGGTTCAAAGAAGTTCGTTTGATGAGCGTTACCAATCAAGATGCTGATCTCACAGGAGTGCCGATAGAGACTAGAGCCGACGAAATTATCGAACAGCTCGAACAACAACTACCCCAGGCAAAACAGGAACGGCAACCTGCTGTTTTGACGGATCGAGTAGGAGTTGCCGTTGGTACTGGCGTAGCCATGATTGTTGCCAGCTTACTCATTTATCGTTGGGAACGCCGCTTAAAACGTTCCAAACAACTGTTAGAGCCTTCTGGATCGAACGCCGAACCAATATCCACTCAACTTACCCAAAATCAACAGCGAAATGTCAAAGAAGTTTTACATCGCTTGCTGCAACTGACGCAAGGGGTTATCTGGGTGGGGGGAAGTCTACTTATTTTAAGTCTATTTCCTTACACACGACCCCTACAGATATTAATCCTTGCCAGTTTCCGAATTCCCGTGCGTGTGGGTATTGTCGGCTTGGGAACCTACGTGATCATCCGGCTATCTTATGCCTTAACCGATCGCTTCTCATCTGCCATTGTCAGAAATCATTTACTGACGCCAGAAAGCGCCCAGCGATCGCAGTTGCGTGTGTCAACGGTGTCTGGGGTAACCAAAAATATTATCACCTTGAGTTTTAGTGCGATCGGACTTTTAGTGGCGCTAGCGGCAATTGGGATTGACATTGGTCCCCTGTTAGCTGGCGCTGGGATCATCGGTTTAGGCTTGTCTTTGGCATCACAAAACTTGATTAAAGATGCCATTAATGGCTTCTTCATTCTCTTAGAAGATCAGTATGCCGTTGGTGACGTGATTACCGTAGGAGATGTTGGCGGGTTTGTGGAAATGATTAACCTACGGATTACTCAGTTGCGGGATGCTGAGGGACGATTAATTACGGTTCCCAACAGTGAAGTTAGAATTGTGGCAAATCTTTCGAGTAATTGGTCACGGGCAGATTTAAATATTCCCGTTACCTATCAAGCCGATGTTGATAAAGCATTGGATTTGGTCAGACAGGTGGCACACGAGATGCTTATGACCCAAATGTGGCGGGAGCGTATCCTGGATGAACCCGACATTTTAGGGGTAGATAATTTTGGCGATCGCGGTTTTATTATTCGGGTGTGGATTAAAACCCAGCCGTTGAAACAATGGGAAGTAGCGCGAGAGTTTCGCCGTCGTCTAAAAGCGGCATTTGATGAAGCTGGAATCCTGCTTTCAGTGCCTCAGCAAGCGCTCTGGTTTAATAACACCTTACCGACGCAATCATTGTCCAATGGTCACTCGAATGGTCATGGTCACCAGGACGTTCAGGCAGAGTATGCTGAGATGGAATAG
- a CDS encoding DUF389 domain-containing protein — translation MLNRLLPEAVTEDVFKQLHQELSIDASWTINYVVLTISSCLIATFGLISNSTAVIIGAMIIAPLMLPFRGLAFGALEGDLILFRKALGAIAGAAIIALVLSWLTGRIAGIPEYGSEVLSRTQPNLVDLGIAVVAGGISSFAKTRERISDALAGVAIAVALMPPLCVVGLSLSQGIWSFSLGAFLLYVTNLLGITLACMLVFIVAGYTKVNHALSWTFGFTALLFLPLGVSFWELARQARLQATINNTLVRRVEAGLGTIVGAGLGTKFRYSQITEKQNPP, via the coding sequence ATGCTCAATCGGCTTTTACCGGAAGCCGTCACTGAAGATGTATTTAAACAACTCCATCAAGAGTTGTCAATCGATGCCAGTTGGACGATTAATTATGTTGTCCTCACGATTAGTTCTTGTCTGATTGCCACGTTTGGTCTGATTAGCAACAGTACTGCTGTCATCATTGGTGCGATGATCATTGCTCCGTTGATGCTACCCTTCCGGGGATTAGCGTTTGGGGCGTTGGAAGGAGACTTGATTTTATTTCGTAAAGCTTTAGGAGCGATCGCGGGTGCGGCAATCATAGCATTAGTTCTCTCGTGGCTGACGGGACGGATTGCTGGGATTCCCGAATATGGTTCAGAAGTGCTGTCTCGCACCCAGCCGAATTTAGTAGACTTGGGGATCGCGGTGGTAGCAGGCGGGATCAGTAGTTTTGCCAAGACTCGCGAGCGTATCAGCGATGCCTTAGCCGGGGTAGCGATCGCGGTTGCCCTAATGCCACCCTTATGTGTGGTTGGACTGTCGCTGTCTCAGGGGATTTGGTCCTTTAGCTTAGGCGCATTTTTACTGTATGTAACCAATCTTCTCGGTATTACCTTAGCCTGTATGCTGGTGTTTATTGTAGCAGGTTACACCAAAGTCAATCACGCCTTGAGCTGGACATTTGGCTTCACCGCCCTCCTCTTCCTGCCGTTGGGTGTCAGTTTTTGGGAATTAGCCAGACAAGCTCGACTGCAAGCCACGATTAATAATACCCTGGTACGGCGTGTAGAGGCGGGTTTAGGGACAATTGTAGGGGCGGGTTTAGGGACTAAATTCAGATATTCACAGATAACGGAAAAACAAAACCCGCCCTGA
- the ahcY gene encoding adenosylhomocysteinase, with amino-acid sequence MTATSTALKHEVKDLSLAPGGKQRIEWAGREMPVLRQIQERFAQNKPLAGIRLVACCHVTTETAHLAIALKNAGADGLLIASNPLSTQDDVAASLVADYGIPVFAIKGEDNATYNRHVQIALDHKPNLIIDDGSDVTATLVKERQHQIGDIIGTTEETTTGIVRLQAMFNQGVLTFPAMNVNDADTKHFFDNRYGTGQSTLDGIIRATNILLAGKTIVIAGYGWCGKGAAMRARGMGANVIVTEIDPIKGIEAVMDGFRVMPMIEAASHGDVFITVTGNKHVIRPEHFEVMKDGAMVCNSGHFDIEIDLKSLAELSTEYRQVRNFTQQYFLKNGKSIIVLGEGRLINLAAAEGHPSAVMDMSFANQALACEYLVQNKGKLEPGLHSIPTEIDKEIGRLKLQAMGISLDTLTTEQVEYMNSWTSGT; translated from the coding sequence ATGACAGCAACATCTACTGCGCTCAAACACGAAGTCAAAGACCTATCCCTAGCCCCCGGAGGCAAACAGCGGATCGAATGGGCTGGACGGGAAATGCCCGTTTTGCGGCAAATACAGGAGCGTTTTGCTCAAAATAAACCTCTGGCAGGAATTCGCCTAGTTGCTTGCTGCCACGTTACCACAGAAACCGCCCATTTAGCGATCGCGCTGAAAAATGCGGGGGCTGATGGGTTGCTAATTGCTAGTAATCCCCTGTCTACTCAGGATGATGTCGCGGCTAGCTTAGTCGCTGATTACGGGATTCCTGTCTTTGCTATCAAAGGGGAAGATAACGCCACCTACAACCGCCACGTTCAAATCGCCCTGGATCACAAACCCAATTTGATCATCGATGACGGGAGTGATGTCACAGCCACTCTGGTTAAGGAACGGCAACACCAGATTGGTGATATTATCGGCACCACCGAGGAAACCACCACCGGAATTGTCCGCTTGCAGGCAATGTTCAATCAGGGAGTTCTCACCTTCCCCGCGATGAACGTCAACGATGCTGATACCAAGCACTTCTTTGATAACCGCTACGGTACAGGACAATCCACCCTCGATGGTATTATCCGCGCCACCAACATTCTGCTGGCTGGGAAAACCATCGTCATTGCAGGTTATGGTTGGTGTGGCAAAGGTGCGGCAATGCGGGCGCGAGGTATGGGCGCGAATGTCATTGTTACTGAAATTGACCCGATTAAAGGGATTGAAGCCGTCATGGATGGCTTCCGGGTAATGCCCATGATTGAAGCCGCTTCCCATGGTGATGTGTTTATTACCGTTACCGGAAACAAGCACGTCATTCGCCCAGAACATTTTGAAGTGATGAAAGATGGCGCAATGGTGTGTAACTCCGGTCACTTCGATATTGAAATTGACCTGAAATCCTTGGCAGAGTTATCCACGGAATATCGGCAAGTTCGCAACTTTACCCAACAGTATTTCCTGAAAAACGGCAAATCTATTATCGTATTGGGTGAAGGACGTTTGATTAACCTAGCCGCCGCCGAAGGACACCCCAGTGCGGTGATGGATATGAGCTTTGCTAACCAAGCTTTGGCGTGTGAATATCTGGTGCAGAATAAAGGCAAACTAGAACCCGGTCTACATTCGATTCCGACTGAGATTGATAAAGAAATTGGACGGTTGAAATTGCAGGCAATGGGTATCTCACTGGATACCTTAACCACTGAGCAAGTTGAGTATATGAACTCGTGGACATCAGGAACCTAG
- a CDS encoding exopolysaccharide biosynthesis protein: MARLSVELQRYFFEEDRQPQVRLADILSFAGERIFGFLFVILSLPSALPVPAPGYSIPFGIVMLILAFQLIIGAKRPWLPQKVMNGRMKLETVQGVVKGGIPWLKKIEAIARPRLPYLCTSLTGRVVIGVAIALMSISMMIPIPGTNTLPAIGIFVTGFGLIEDDGAISLGGLVICLLGGILSISILLAVWFGGVSLVDWLKDVLR, from the coding sequence ATGGCTCGACTTTCGGTTGAACTACAACGTTATTTTTTTGAAGAAGATCGACAGCCTCAGGTGAGACTAGCAGATATTCTGTCTTTCGCGGGGGAGCGAATTTTTGGGTTTTTGTTTGTAATCCTGTCGCTTCCCTCAGCGTTACCCGTTCCAGCACCGGGTTATTCGATCCCCTTTGGCATTGTCATGCTGATTTTAGCCTTTCAGCTAATCATTGGTGCTAAACGTCCCTGGTTACCCCAGAAAGTGATGAATGGCAGGATGAAACTAGAAACGGTGCAGGGAGTGGTTAAAGGGGGGATTCCTTGGTTAAAGAAGATTGAAGCGATCGCGCGTCCACGTCTACCCTATCTCTGTACCAGTCTAACGGGTCGTGTAGTAATTGGGGTGGCAATTGCACTCATGTCCATCTCGATGATGATTCCCATTCCCGGAACCAATACCTTGCCCGCGATCGGTATTTTTGTCACAGGTTTTGGCTTAATTGAAGATGATGGGGCAATTAGCTTAGGTGGATTAGTGATTTGTTTACTGGGTGGAATTCTTTCAATTTCTATTTTACTAGCCGTTTGGTTTGGCGGTGTCAGTTTGGTGGATTGGCTCAAAGATGTTCTGCGTTAA
- a CDS encoding Uma2 family endonuclease: MSPIQELAPFPDISQDIIFPPSDLYSDEPPWETELHLRQIILLLKSLEWLWRDRNDFYVAGNLTIYYSPRQRKSEDFRGPDFFVVLDTERKTRKSWVVWNEDGKYPNVIIEILSPKTADTDKGFKKKLYQDTFRTPDYFWFDPNTLEFVGFHLVDGDYQPLEPNAQGQLWSQQLGLFLGIHQNQLRFFTPEGKLVPTPEEVAERYAAKLRELNIDPETL; the protein is encoded by the coding sequence ATGTCCCCAATTCAAGAACTCGCTCCTTTCCCAGATATCTCACAAGATATTATCTTTCCCCCAAGTGACCTCTATAGTGATGAACCCCCCTGGGAAACTGAACTGCATCTGCGACAAATTATCTTACTCCTCAAAAGCTTAGAATGGCTATGGCGAGATAGAAATGATTTCTACGTCGCTGGCAACCTTACCATCTATTACAGTCCCCGTCAACGCAAATCAGAAGACTTCCGGGGACCCGACTTTTTTGTCGTGCTAGACACTGAACGGAAAACTCGCAAAAGTTGGGTCGTCTGGAACGAAGATGGCAAATATCCAAATGTGATTATTGAAATACTTTCTCCTAAAACGGCTGATACAGACAAAGGATTTAAGAAAAAACTTTACCAAGATACCTTTCGTACCCCCGATTACTTTTGGTTCGATCCAAATACATTAGAATTTGTCGGATTTCATTTAGTTGATGGAGACTATCAACCCCTCGAACCGAATGCTCAAGGACAATTGTGGAGTCAGCAGCTTGGTTTATTTCTAGGAATTCATCAGAATCAGTTGCGTTTTTTCACTCCAGAAGGGAAACTCGTCCCGACACCTGAAGAAGTTGCCGAACGCTACGCCGCCAAACTGCGAGAATTAAATATTGATCCCGAAACCCTTTAA
- a CDS encoding general stress protein translates to MAEDQHNRHALGVFPTREEAEKAVQDLKRADFPEQQISVVARDAGRNEELAGVDVEKGKGHQVSKGAKAGAATGGIGGVVLGALEALGITTYAAFLLPGAGQVLAFGTVAANAFATAVAGGAVGAVGGGLVGGLVGWGVPDEQAKVYHDLVSKGEYLIMVEGNPDQVGLAEAILSPMGIREWKIYEAPRNTASR, encoded by the coding sequence ATGGCTGAAGACCAACACAACAGACACGCGCTTGGTGTATTCCCGACTCGTGAAGAAGCGGAAAAAGCGGTACAGGATTTGAAACGGGCAGATTTCCCTGAACAGCAAATCTCCGTCGTTGCTAGAGATGCAGGTAGGAATGAGGAACTTGCTGGTGTTGATGTGGAAAAAGGCAAAGGACATCAAGTCAGTAAAGGTGCTAAAGCGGGTGCGGCGACTGGTGGAATTGGTGGCGTTGTTTTGGGCGCATTGGAAGCCTTAGGTATTACCACTTACGCGGCGTTTCTACTTCCTGGCGCTGGTCAGGTTTTAGCCTTTGGTACGGTTGCGGCGAATGCGTTTGCGACAGCCGTTGCTGGCGGTGCGGTTGGCGCTGTGGGTGGCGGTTTAGTTGGCGGTTTAGTCGGTTGGGGTGTTCCTGACGAGCAAGCTAAAGTTTATCACGATTTAGTGTCTAAAGGTGAGTATTTGATTATGGTAGAAGGAAATCCTGATCAAGTTGGTTTGGCGGAAGCTATTCTTAGTCCGATGGGAATTCGTGAATGGAAAATTTATGAGGCTCCTCGAAATACTGCTTCTCGCTAG
- a CDS encoding BON domain-containing protein — protein sequence MNKFTLLCLTSVLGLGVSACGDVARTSTSAPDSINEVGNPPDLDTVLKNKSDATNPTRRAQANADIRAREQRYNLFREGEERCNRNVQSEVRSKLEVNLPTSQLAIQANQGIVTITGYVQTQENLERIEPLAREIRGVRDVNVQAEVGPNLPPYNS from the coding sequence ATGAATAAGTTTACACTCTTATGCTTGACCAGTGTTTTAGGATTAGGAGTTTCCGCCTGTGGTGATGTCGCTAGAACCAGTACTAGCGCTCCTGATTCGATTAATGAGGTTGGTAATCCTCCAGACTTGGACACCGTGTTAAAAAATAAAAGCGATGCAACGAACCCCACCCGCCGAGCGCAAGCCAATGCTGACATTCGGGCGCGGGAGCAACGATACAATCTGTTCAGAGAAGGAGAGGAACGCTGTAATCGTAATGTACAAAGTGAAGTGCGGAGTAAGTTAGAGGTTAACCTGCCAACCTCTCAACTAGCGATTCAAGCTAATCAGGGAATTGTTACGATAACTGGATACGTGCAAACTCAAGAAAATCTGGAACGGATTGAGCCTTTGGCAAGGGAAATTAGAGGGGTTCGGGATGTCAATGTCCAAGCTGAGGTGGGACCCAATTTACCGCCTTATAACAGTTAA
- a CDS encoding general stress protein has translation MALHQHKRAIGIFTNRDAVTQALQELHLANFPLDQVTVITRELEEESLHDTDRKTRKGNQAAKQVGNGAVVGGVIGLVTGVLVGVGALAIPLIGPIMLADALGTAVATTLAGTGIGAVSGGLLGALIGLGIPKKHAKAYHERFLRGDFLVIVEGTDDQIRQAISLLKDGGIEEVGIYNAPEMDGINTDFPVTAVDDPHAQMSRSTVYREPELN, from the coding sequence ATGGCTTTACATCAACACAAACGGGCAATCGGTATCTTTACAAACCGAGACGCGGTGACGCAAGCACTACAGGAACTCCACTTGGCTAATTTTCCCCTGGATCAGGTTACCGTGATTACCCGAGAATTAGAAGAGGAGTCGCTTCACGATACGGATAGGAAGACTCGCAAGGGTAATCAAGCGGCGAAACAGGTGGGGAATGGCGCTGTTGTCGGTGGTGTCATTGGATTGGTAACTGGCGTACTCGTCGGTGTGGGTGCGTTAGCGATTCCTCTGATTGGTCCAATCATGTTAGCAGACGCTTTGGGGACTGCTGTAGCCACAACTTTAGCCGGGACAGGAATTGGTGCGGTTAGTGGTGGACTTTTGGGCGCACTGATTGGATTAGGTATTCCCAAGAAACACGCCAAAGCGTATCATGAACGATTTTTACGGGGTGATTTTTTGGTCATTGTTGAAGGTACGGATGATCAAATTCGTCAGGCAATTTCTCTACTTAAAGATGGAGGAATCGAAGAAGTGGGAATTTACAATGCTCCAGAGATGGATGGGATAAATACCGATTTCCCCGTTACGGCTGTTGATGATCCTCATGCTCAGATGTCTAGATCAACGGTTTATCGAGAACCGGAACTGAATTGA